The Culex quinquefasciatus strain JHB chromosome 2, VPISU_Cqui_1.0_pri_paternal, whole genome shotgun sequence genome contains the following window.
gtggcagcacgatgtaacgccacgtccctatggaactggtgagtcatgttttagaaacgatagaggtgtgctggaagtgcgattggacgatcgaaattaaaaataggatgaatggaacaaaaaaaattctcaacttttcaatccaataattccaaactgaaaaataaaaaaaatcaaaaatactaaaatttttaaaaaacttaaacgctgaaattgtaaagttgtaaaattctagcatttcagaacttaaaaatgtaagaattcgaaaattctaaatttattgaattccttgatattgtgcaaattgttagtattcttttcttaaattctagaatttattAATTCTTCAGATTCTcaaagtcttcaaatatttttgaaaaaaattgaaattcaaaaataagaatttttttaattgacaaaaacttaaacaCTAAAATTCCTTAACCCACCGGAagtcgcgtacgtgtactttgtacacagtttgtaagggcacttgtaagaaagacgaaaacacgcgacttcccgaaggttaatTCTTAAGtactaaaattcttcaatttataAATACAATAAATCTAACATTATAAAGTTCTTGAATTCCCAAAACGTTGGACGCacgagttggaattttgaattctaatattaaaaaaattatgagttctgaaattcaaaattgtaaattctgtaaattctaaaattgaaataatttatatttttaaattctaaaatttcaacgattattatttttaattacgcatttgaaaacttaatatgtttcttaaaattttaaaaataaaaaaaactgattttttagatcttaattttttttttaattttcaataaaatacaaatttaaaaaactttaacaaactaaaattaaaaaaaaatattacaaaatttaaaaaatgcaagttcaagttttgttttaagttttaaaaatagttttttttatatttaaaagttttaaaaaattttaaatagtaaaaaaaatcttttaacttttgaaagttttcaaggattttacaaagtcaaaattttaaaaaatatcacgaattgaaataaatgattttggtattgaggcaccataaattcaaaaattttataattcagaaaattttcatttttaaaaatttcgaatttcggaacttaaaatttttaagaatttcagaattatagaattttagaattataaaattttagaattttagaattttagaattttagaattttagaattttagaattttagaattttagaattttagaattttagaattttagaattttagaattttagaattttagaattttagaattttagaattttagaattttagaattttagaatttcagaattttagaattttagaattttagaattttacaattttacaattttagaattttaaaattttagaattttagagttttagaattttagattttttttagcattcttAAATcaggtacaattttcaaataataatattctcggatttcaaaactaattgcaataattttaaatttaaatctatcaTCTATCTAGGCTTCTATTATTtataattcttttttaaatgtttaaattttgaaagttcataaatttagtttttctttcatagttcaaaaaaacatatttgaaattttattgaattgaaatattataattattattattattgaaatctgaatttaatttataaattcttgccaattgttgattgatgatatatttttttcaggcaacaaacatttttcaatctgATTCTGCCGGAAACCGGAATGCGTTCCCGTGTGGTCACTCATGGCTTCCGTAGAATCCACGGAAGCAGCCCCGTTTTTTCGTACTCGTACTCCACAAAACCCACGTTTCCTCGTACTCCGGTAAACATCAATCCGTCGGAGATCCAAGATCGTCGCCAAGGCGTCGCATCCGGGTTTCGATCAGCTCGTCGAGGAACAAAAGTCCAACACGACCAAGATACTGCCACGGCCGCCTCAGAAGAACACCAACACCCAAgccggaagctgcggtcaaggcaaatccAGAAGGAAGCCAAGTTGGGGAAGAATCGGCGATAcgcaagtgaaattaagtgtacaataaatatttttgtgaaattttgacagctggaataaaaaaaaacaataaaaataaaacaacagttttttcaactgcaacataacccaaaaatccgaaatgacagcacacgacaatagcacgacattctaaataacaaaaccgtgcgatgtcggtcgaatgtcgtacgacaatgtcgtacaatttcgatcatcgatcgcacgacaaatacgacattttggtgcaaaaacgtatgacattcgtgcgaaagtcgcacgacattgtcgagcgacgtcgtacgattgcacggacgacaaacgacggacgtccgacggacttttcagtcagggtgacgtcatacgtttttgcaccaaaatgtcgtatttgtcgtgcgatcgatcatcgaaattgttcgacattgtcgtacgacattcgaccgacgtcgcacggttttgttatttaggttgtcgtgcctttgtcgtgtgctgttttttcaggtttttaggttatgttgcagttaaaaaatagatgattgtttatttttaatttattttattttttcatgtaatttgcacaTTTCCCCACagtaaaaatcaattatttcatTATACTTGTTGTGTCGCGGATCTTCACGTACATCTTGGTGTCGTCTTCCGGTTGGTCTTCCAGATCTCCTCGTCGCTCGGCATCTTGGCCGGATTtttttggcgttgtcttccgGGTCCGGATTTTGTCAGCCATCTTTTCGAGCCGACGCCAGCGTGCGGGGAAGCATCTTGATCAAGAAGGACTATTGCTCCTCGACTAGCCGCAGATACGGCGGGGTGCGGCGCCACCGTTTATGTCCCATGGATTGATGGCCACCGGAGTACGGGACAACGTTTACGAACTTCTGGAGCAGGTGTTTTTGCGGTCGTTACAGCTTCCGTTCAACAAGCTGCGTGGAACAACACGGAGACGCTGGGTTGTTAGCAGGATCAGATTGGAATATGTTTGGTTACCTGAAAAAAAGATAACGTCATTCGGCTGAATAATCATATCCAaatcatatctagagttttgttGTTGAAACAAAGGGAATCTCATGACAGATATCatactcaaaaaatctgtgaaaattcataaaataattaattgtggaatattcaaaagtttaactttcaatgtaaaattttgaaaacaaattaattaaaaagtagttaattaaaccttattttattcagaaaataaagattaaaacaaatttaagacaacaaaatattctaacattttaaatttcaaattaaaaatcaacatttacgcaagtttaatgaagaaaccCCACCTGgacctgtttaaatatttttgatttttttaaattaaaatgcatgTGTTTCTGAAGACTTGGGGTCTTCATGCTTTGAAGAAGCTAAGAACTTAAAagactttaaataattttaaaatgttcgaatgtttaaattaatcgtaaaaattcaaaatatctgaataatttaaaaatgaaatttaatgtttgatatttttgaaatttacaaatatcaagaattaaAAGAATACACTCAAAACCCGATGGCTTGAcacaaactgttgtcaaacgaaaggggtcactttttagtttgacacccatttcacaaacgaaaaagtgaccaaccaccggggctGAGTGTAATACAACATAATAATTTAAGAGATTAAAAATTGTAGAACCtaagaattcaaaattattaaaaaaaattttagaatttagagttttagaactttaaaattctgaaaccctaaaattcttaatttctataaatctttaattctaaaattttaagatcacaaaattctaaaattaaaaaaataaaattctaaaattctaaaattctaaaattctaaaattttaaaattctaaaattttagaattttagaattttagaattttagaattttagaattttagaattttagaattttagaattttagaattttagaattttagaattttagaattttagaattttagaattttagaattttagaattttagaattttagaattttagaattttagaattttagaattttagaattttagaattttagaattttagaattttagaattttagaattttaaattttagaattttagaattttagaattttagaattttagaattttagaattttagaattttagaattttagaattttagaattttagaattttaaattttagaattttagaattttagaattttagaattttagaattttagaattttagaattttagaattttaaattttagaattttagaattttagaattttagaattttagaattttagaattttagaattttagaattttagaattttagaattttagaattttagaattttaaattttagaattttagaattttagaattttagaattttagaattttaaattttagaattttagaattttagaattttagaattttagaattttagaattttagaattttagaattttagaattttagaattttagaattttagaattttagaattttagaattttagaattttagaattttagaattttagaattttagaattttagaattttagaattattttagaattttattctaagtgtttgaaataaaaaaagatattgCTTTTACCTTTTGTAATCtgcatttttcaatttgttataattttatcataaatattttttcatttaaaaaatatttttgtaaaccttttaaaataattaatttttttgtaatctgctttgttttcaaccttttttatttaaattaattttattttttcggtaaaaaaatataaaaaaaaactgtaaaatattAGAGAATTCAGGATGTTggtagtttttaaatattgcaaCTCATCATCAAGATGTTCCTGGCGGAGCACTTACACCATtccaaaaatccgttttttcaatgttaactaCTTTTTAGGTAATAAAAACTGTACAAAAAGTTCTGGGCCTTGAAGGGTTAAATCAGAGATACTAAAAATTTCCTTAAGGAGTTAATTTTTGATTAGTCAAATGTTAGAGTTTTTTATTATACAATTCTGAAGTCCAATAATCATAACACCCAATATTAGCCCTCATACTTCCGGTCTTCCAAGCTCACTCCCGATACTTTGAAATGCGCCTCTTCCATCATTTCAATGACTTGAAGCAACAGttctattgattaaaaaaatccggTGGATCAGAAACACCGCCACGAGATGATTATTCTGTACCCCTTTTTCTCTTACCTTGGGTAGAACTTTTGACATTCGGTGattcatcctcctcctcctttggAATGAACCATATCCTCCATAAGCTCGGTTCCTCCCGGTCCTGTCTTCCGCCACGAAGATCTGGCCCGCCGGATTCATGCgtctcgtcctcctcctccaccgccACGAAGACAGAATTCTGAATATCTGGAACATAAGAAACTATAATTTGGCCACTtgcccactccggccggaactttccgaCAGAAAAAGAAGCACAACTTACCGGTCAAAATCCTTCCGAAGCCCAACATCAACAATAACTGGTTCGATTCGGTTGCATTCAAGTCCAAACAAGAcaaactgaagagaactgtcaaactgtttgcgtcgacgaaaatcgtgacgtcgaattgaagggaaatcgatggaaaaaacaatgtcgggcatgtcgagtgtttgtcgtcctttcgaccaatcgatatcgaaacggtaaaaccaaaaccgcgcgacagcttgtacgacgtgcgacatttttcaaacagggatgTAGAGTAAATTGAAAACTTCGTTTGAAAAAGTGGGAAAACCAACTCTGccaatcatgatttttgtttaagggtGTAGAGTGTCATGTCAGTTTAATttagttgctttgttttgaaaattttgatacaacATTTCATTGTCTTATTCgttgcaaaaatacaaatttcacgATATTTGAGTCTAAAAAAGTAGTTAAACATGGAAGTGAATGAATCCCTTGAAATGGTCGAATCAAAGGTAAATTGTTTCCAAAAACATTCAAGATAACAAtcataaaacaaaaactttccAGCATGATTTCAACCAAGATCCGGAAGACGACGAAATTCTTCCACCGGAAGTAAGCCCCCCGAGGCATCCCTTTCAATGTGAAATCTGCGACCGAATCCTCACGACCAAACAGTCGCTTCAAGTCCACAAGCGCACTCACGCAGATCCGGTCATACGGCCGATGTTCGGTTGCGAAATCTGCGGGACCACGTTCAAATCCCGTACCGGCCTGAGTTACCACCTGGAAACGAAGCACATCCCCGAGAATGAGCGCAAGAAGCTGCCCTGTCCGACGTGCGGCCGGATTTTCAAAAGCGACGAGGGCCGGAAGATCCACATGACCATCCAGCACGGCGTCGGCGGGCCGATCTTCCGGTGCAAGGAATGTCCGATGGTGTTCGCTCGGAAGCACCACCTAGATCTGCACATGGCAACCCACGGCGCGGGCCAGCACGTTTGCACGATCTGCGGGAAGTCGTTCGCCAGGCTGAAGGGCCTGTCCCAGCACGAGGCCATCTGCGGCGGCGTCATGGAACTGTGCTGTCCGCTGTGTGGCAAGCAGCTTCGGAGCGAGCAAGCGCTTGAGAATCACCGGAAAAAGTGCCGATCGAGCGGTTTGAGGGGTGAAGTCGGTGACGGTGAGAAGCGGGGACGTCCGAAAAAGAGCGGATCCGGCGGCGAGGAGGGCAAGGTTCGCATGAGACGCAGCAAACATGACCGGTTTCTTGGACTGGAGCATTTGGCGGATCCATCAGCGCTGGTCGAAGCAGTTGTTGATCCGGCCAAGGTTGAGCCGAAACCCGTCGACCCCTACCCGAAGCGATTTCCATGCGAGCATTGTCCGTTGGATTTCGCTTCGAAGCAGGCAATGCAGTATCACGCACAGCAACAGCACTGGCAAGTTATGGGGCTTGTGGATCCAGCGGAGAGAAGGATCCGATGCGTGCATTGTCCTTACAAGTGTTATAGAAAGCAAGAGTTGCAGAAACACGAGCGCCGAAAGCACTGGGATGTGCTGGGTCTTGCGAAACCAACTATTCTGAAGCGTGGACGGAAGAAGACGCGAAAGGAGGTTGACTATGTTGAACTTGAGGGATTGCCGGCAGAAGTGGAGTGTGACGTCAAGAACGAGGAGGTTGATCCGGTGAAGTTGGAAGATACTTTCGCTGAGGCAAAAAATGTAAGGCTTGAAATTGTTGGATtttattctgttatttttgttacttttCCTTCAAGGAGTCCTACGAACCAACACCTGATGGCTTTGCAGCGAACGAAGTTTTCATCAAGGATGAGATGGTCGAATTTGCTAATGACTTCGATCTGGATTACTTCGAAAATGATTCGACGGACGGCGACGAGCTCGTTGAGAAGCCGACGTTTGAGAGCATTGCGGCGGATGTTGACAACCTGCAAGAGCCAACCAAGGAAGAGGTTGACACTCTTGACGTTGAACCGGCGCTGGAGGAGGAACCACGCGTTTTCAAAGAACTCGTCATCAAGTTGGAAAAGCTAGATTATTTCGCGCTGGTAAAATCAAGCAGCTGCGAGAAACGGGTCAAGAGGAGCAAAACAACGCCCGCTTCAAGCTACCGCTGCGAGGAGTGTGATAGATCGTACAACCACAAGGGTAACTTCAAGGCGCACAACGAAAAAGTTCACGGCATTACGGAAGAAGCTGACGAAGGTGCTTTAACACGCTCCTGTAAGCACTGTGATAAACGGTTCAGAAACTGGACTCAGCAGCTCAGACACACGAAGCTACTCCACGGTGAAACCATCGACGAGTCGCAGTTTGTGCAGTGTCCGGCGTGTTTTGCAAAGTTTTTCAATCAGGAAGACATGAAAGAGCACGACTGCCCCAGGAGTTCCGAGCGCATGGCGTTACGTCCGTTCAAGTGTGACCGGTGCGATAAGTCGTACGCTCTCCTAACGCAACTGGAAGGCCACTATCCCATTCATCCGGAGTACCAGAACTTTAAGTGTGACATGTGTCCAAAGGCATTCTTCAAGGAAAGCACGCTGAAATCACACAAGGGCTACAAGCACGGACCGCGGACGAATATAATTCGAAAGTTTAGATCCAAAGCCAAGTTGAATAAACCGTTTCCCAGGAAGGAATGCGAACATTGTGGACAAACGTTTGCGCACCAATACCATCTAGCGCAACACCGAGTCAAGGAACACGGAAGTACGGAAATACCGGTGGCAAACAGACCCGTTCCAAGGACGACGCTTCCGCGGAACTTTCACTGCGACCAGTGCGATAAATCGTTCTACTACGAGTCTTATTTCGCGGCTCACAAGGCAAAGGTTCACGGCGTCGGGGAAGCCCCACCACAGTACTATAGAAAACAATTCCCGATGCACACCTGCAAGCACTGTCAAAATAAATTCACATCCTGGGGCG
Protein-coding sequences here:
- the LOC119767121 gene encoding uncharacterized protein LOC119767121, with product MLGFGRILTDIQNSVFVAVEEEDETHESGGPDLRGGRQDREEPSLWRIWFIPKEEEDESPNVKSSTQGNQTYSNLILLTTQRLRVVPRSLLNGSCNDRKNTCSRSS
- the LOC6033310 gene encoding zinc finger protein 808, whose product is MEVNESLEMVESKHDFNQDPEDDEILPPEVSPPRHPFQCEICDRILTTKQSLQVHKRTHADPVIRPMFGCEICGTTFKSRTGLSYHLETKHIPENERKKLPCPTCGRIFKSDEGRKIHMTIQHGVGGPIFRCKECPMVFARKHHLDLHMATHGAGQHVCTICGKSFARLKGLSQHEAICGGVMELCCPLCGKQLRSEQALENHRKKCRSSGLRGEVGDGEKRGRPKKSGSGGEEGKVRMRRSKHDRFLGLEHLADPSALVEAVVDPAKVEPKPVDPYPKRFPCEHCPLDFASKQAMQYHAQQQHWQVMGLVDPAERRIRCVHCPYKCYRKQELQKHERRKHWDVLGLAKPTILKRGRKKTRKEVDYVELEGLPAEVECDVKNEEVDPVKLEDTFAEAKNESYEPTPDGFAANEVFIKDEMVEFANDFDLDYFENDSTDGDELVEKPTFESIAADVDNLQEPTKEEVDTLDVEPALEEEPRVFKELVIKLEKLDYFALVKSSSCEKRVKRSKTTPASSYRCEECDRSYNHKGNFKAHNEKVHGITEEADEGALTRSCKHCDKRFRNWTQQLRHTKLLHGETIDESQFVQCPACFAKFFNQEDMKEHDCPRSSERMALRPFKCDRCDKSYALLTQLEGHYPIHPEYQNFKCDMCPKAFFKESTLKSHKGYKHGPRTNIIRKFRSKAKLNKPFPRKECEHCGQTFAHQYHLAQHRVKEHGSTEIPVANRPVPRTTLPRNFHCDQCDKSFYYESYFAAHKAKVHGVGEAPPQYYRKQFPMHTCKHCQNKFTSWGALIYHRKHIHGESIEKTQFVKCASCQLKFASEEEMANHVCLRGIIRERERPFKCDLCDKAFPVKTHLEIHYSVHPEYHNFKCDECPRGFYFERELDKHKKKVHISTESYHTCETCNLRFKTKGNLVRHQEFHMGRVYCCEHCGKEFQARHSLKTHMYYAHAEYGSEAARAARAIPCKICGKTLAGTSSLKLHMEIHTNERQFKCSFPSCGKLFLRRTCVRVHEQSHTKDYRFKCKFCDYGTVHRKTILLHEQREHNYNRLVEGNDS